The genomic interval CTGAATAACCAATAGATCCTCCGGTATTCATCGGTCCATGAGGAAGCTCGCCTGAAACCGTGGTTTTCCACGGGATATATCGCTACCCACCAGTTTTCTTTCTTGAGTTCGATCAGTCGTTGTACCAGTCGTACCGTATCTTGGAAGTGGACATTGGTATCCACCATACCGTGGCAGATGAGCAGGGGATGCTTCAGCCCTTCGGCGAAATAGATGGGAGAGCTCCTCTTATAGGCTTCCGGATCGTCCTGAGGGAGGTTGAGGATGTTGGAGGTATAGGGGTTGTTGTAATGAGCCCAATCGGTTACCGGACGGAGTGAAGCGCCACAGGCGAACACCTCCGGTTTGGTGAACATAGCCATCAGGGTGAGGAAGCCACCGTAGCTTCCCCCATAAACCCCGATCCGGTTCTTATCCACCCCATATTCTCTCACCAGGAACTCAGCCCCAGCCACCACATCATCAAGGTCTTTCCCCCCCATATGGCGATAGATGCCACAGCGCCAATCACGACCATAGCCAGCGCTTCCCCGATAGTCTGGCTCGAGCACAATATATCCCTTGCTGAGGAGAAAGTTGTGGAACATATACTCTCGGTAGTAATGGGTCCATCCGTTATGAGCCTCCTGAAGGTAGCCCGCGCCATGGATGAAGATAACCGCAGCGCCGTTTCTCTTTTTAGGGACAAATAACCTGGCATAGACCCTTTTTCCATCGTGGGTGGGGTAGGTAATTATCTCCGGAGCAACCCAAGGATAGGAACGAAACTCCTTGGTGGTGGAAGTGGTTATTCTAATCATTTCTGCTCCCGGCTTGTTTTCCATCAGATAGAGTTCAGGAGGCTTATTGGTAAACGAGTAAACTACAGCCACCATCTTCCCGTCAGGGGATACATAGGGTCTACTTATTCCTGGTTTCTTAGTGATGAGAACCCGCTTCCCACCGGAGAGAGGCATAATATAAAACTGCCAGTTTGCAGGGTGGGTTTCATTGGTTACCAGGTAGAAGTACTTCCCATCCCTTGAGAGATGCGCCTCCCTTATTACGAAATTACCGCTGGTTAGTCTCTTTGGCTCTCCGCCATTTATGTCTATTGTGTAGAGCTGGGCGTATCCATCGCGGTCGGAGAGAAAATATATCTCCCTTGAATTGGGCATAAAGCCCGCGGTCCTCGAACCATAACCCCCGATCCAAGCGGGATCATGCTGGTGGAATATAGTTTTTCCCTTAGCAGTTGCAAGGTCGATTAAGAGGATATACCGATCCTTTCGGTCGGCGGAGTAGGCTTGGAGGAAAACCCTTTTACCATCGGGGGAGAACTGAGGATAAAAGAAGTAGAGTTCCTTTTTTATATCGGTGCTGAGCCAGGTTAACTTTCCTGTTTTCGCCTCGATGATACCGAGCTTCATCTTGTAGGGATAGTCGCCCGCCTTTGTCCTCGAGGGGATCTCGCTGGTGTAACCGTCTCCGGTTACATAGTTGGGGACAATGGTGGACCGGGCGGTGGCAGGGCGTTCGATGAGGGCGAAGAGAACAAACCTCCCATCCGGAGAGAGGACAAGGTTCCTCACACTTTGTCCCTTCTTGAGAATTACTGGAGGAGGTACTTTCTCTTTCTTCTCTTTCCTCTTCTCTTTCTTTACCTTGAATTCCTCGAACAGCTCTTTCTGCTGTTTTATGAGGAACCTTTGACCAGGAGAGAGGATGGGCTTCTTGGGAGGAGCGCCCCTTCTGAAATTGGTTAACTGGACGAGCTCTCCACCTTTGA from Acidobacteriota bacterium carries:
- a CDS encoding S9 family peptidase — its product is MKGRKAIHLKLFSLITPFLLLLTIPNTGGKTGFKLTIENIMRGPELVGTSPSAIRWSYNGDRLYFKWKKPGEKEEALYFVPREGGKPRKVTPKELKLAPPVNAVWDKKRNRALFSENGDIYLIDFTKGKRYQLTKTPEREENPGFTCFGKKVFFTSKENLFLLSLKGGELVQLTNFRRGAPPKKPILSPGQRFLIKQQKELFEEFKVKKEKRKEKKEKVPPPVILKKGQSVRNLVLSPDGRFVLFALIERPATARSTIVPNYVTGDGYTSEIPSRTKAGDYPYKMKLGIIEAKTGKLTWLSTDIKKELYFFYPQFSPDGKRVFLQAYSADRKDRYILLIDLATAKGKTIFHQHDPAWIGGYGSRTAGFMPNSREIYFLSDRDGYAQLYTIDINGGEPKRLTSGNFVIREAHLSRDGKYFYLVTNETHPANWQFYIMPLSGGKRVLITKKPGISRPYVSPDGKMVAVVYSFTNKPPELYLMENKPGAEMIRITTSTTKEFRSYPWVAPEIITYPTHDGKRVYARLFVPKKRNGAAVIFIHGAGYLQEAHNGWTHYYREYMFHNFLLSKGYIVLEPDYRGSAGYGRDWRCGIYRHMGGKDLDDVVAGAEFLVREYGVDKNRIGVYGGSYGGFLTLMAMFTKPEVFACGASLRPVTDWAHYNNPYTSNILNLPQDDPEAYKRSSPIYFAEGLKHPLLICHGMVDTNVHFQDTVRLVQRLIELKKENWWVAIYPVENHGFRRASSWTDEYRRIYWLF